GCGGGGGATTTCGCGGCGAGCCCCGTCCCCGCATCGACGAGTCCCGCCAGGGAACAGGCGAGGGCGAAGCGCGAGAGGTCGGTCCGCAGCGGCTCGAAGGAGTCGAGGATGTCGCACTCCCCGAGGATATTCAGCCCGCGGCGCGGGTTGTCGTAGTAGGTCAGGGCGCAGCGCGTGAACAGCTCGAGCCGCCCGAGGAACGGGCTCCTCCTGCGGCGGGCGCCCTTCGCCAGAAGGCTGAGCCGGCCCGCACGGTCCGTGAAGGCGGTGAGGATGATGCTCGACTCGGTGAAATCCCGACGATGCAGGATGATACCCCGGACGGAATGGATCATGGTGATCGGATGCACGCGGCAAGAGGAAAGCCGGGATTGTGCCTGGAGCTTACGGCTTGGAGCGTAGAGCTATTTCCTCACCCCCCTGATCTCCAGCGTGCGCACGCTCCGCTTCGTGGCGTCGAGAACCTTGAACGAATACCCCCCCCACTCCATCAGTTCCCCGGCGGCGGGCACGCGGCCGCAGAAGGCGCAGACGAAGCCGGCGAGCGTGTCGTACTCCTGTCGTTCGGGCACGTCGATGCCCAGCTCCACGCGCGCGTCGTTGACCGAGAGCTGCGCGTCGACCCGGTAGACGCCGTCGCCGACCTTCTCGTAGTGGCGCTCGTCGAGCGGATCGTACTCGTCCTTGATCTCCCCGACGATCGCCTCGAGGATGTTCTCCATCGTCACGAGGCCGGTCGTGACCCCGTACTCGTCCACGACGATCGCCATGTGCGTCTGGCGCTTCCGCATCTCCGCCAGCAGGGCGCGGGCCCCGTTCGTCTCCGGGACGAAGAGCGGCTCGCGGGCGAGAACCCCCACCTTCGTCTCCGCCCCGCCGGGCTCCGCCAACCGCACGAGGAGGTCCTTCGACAGGAGCACCCCCACGATGTTGTCGGGGCTCTCGCGGTAGATCGGGATCCGCGACAGATGCTCTGCCCGGACGAGTTCGATCGCCCTGGCGAGCGTCTCCTGTTCCGAGAGGCACCGCATCGCGACCCGCGGCGTCATGATCTCGCGCGCCTCGATCTCGTGGAACGCGAAGATGCGCCGCACCATCTTCTTCTCCTCCTCGGAGAGCATCCCCGCCCGTTCGACGCCGCCCATGCACTGTTCGAGCTCGCTCCGCAGGGGCAGGGCTGAGAAACGGAGCGGGGGGCGCCCGAGCATCTTCAAGGCGAGGTTCATCAGCGCCTGGGATCCGGTCGAGAGGGGGCTGAGAACGGCGCCGATCGTCCGGATGAGGGGCATCAGGTTGAGGCCGATCTTCTCCCCCGCGAGCTGCGCCCACGCCGAGGGGATGAGGCTACCCGGGAAGGCGATGAGCACCGTCGAGGCGACGAGGGCGATGATGAAGACGTACGGCGGGAGCGAGCGCTCCTGGATGAGGGAGGCGACCAGCAGGGCGAGCGCCACGCAGGAGATCCGGCTGATCACGCGGAACGACCAGATGATCTGCTGGGAGTGCGTGATCCAGTACTCCACCCCCGCGGCGGCCCTCCCGCCGCCCTGTCTGATCTTCCAGAGGCGCTCGATCGATATCCCCTGGAGCGCGGCGCTGCCCAGGGTGCAGAAGAAGACCACCGACAGGAACGCGGCGGCGGAAAGCCAGGTGAGCATTCGGCCCCTTTCCTTTACCCGACCCGGCAGTAGAGCCGGTAGAGCAGCAGCGTGACGACGGCGCCGAGGAGCGCCCCGAGAACGGCCTCGGAGACCGTGTGGATGCCGGACGCCACCCTGCCCTGCGCGACCATCAACGCCAGCAGGTAGGCCAGGAACAGCGCCGGGAACGACGACGGGACGAGGATCGCGACGAGGGTCGCCGCGGCGAAGGCCACGGCGGCGTGCGCGCTCGGCATCCCGCCGCGGAGCGGCGTCCCGCGGCGGGACGCGATCTTGATCCCCACCGCCGCCATCATGACGACCAGCAAGGCGAGGAACACGGCGTGGAGCGACAGGCTCCTGACCGCCTCGGCGCCCGCGAGGATCGACGGTTCGACGCGCCGGGCGAAGACGAGGTAGCCGATGATCGTCGCGTTGACGGCCGCGAGCAGCGCCGCCCCGGCGCCGATATCCTTCACCAGCCGCGCGAGCGGGTGGTAGGTCTCGCTGATCAGGTCGATGGTGAGCTCCGCCGCGGTGTTGACCATCTCCGCGAAGAGCATCAAGAAGATGGCGAGGCAGACGAAGAGGAAGTCGATCCTCGGCAGGTCGAGGACGAGGGCCAGCACCAGCACCAGGGCGCCGGCGGTGAAGTGGATGCGCATGTTGCGCTGCGTCTTGAGGACGTAGACGATCCCCTCGATGGCGCAGTTGAAGCTGTCGATCAGCCGGTTGCGCTCCATAGTCCCTTCCGCACGATCTCCTCGACGAGCACCCGCTGCCGCCGCTCCATCCGCTTCCGCGCCCCCGCGGTTTCGTCGTCGTAGCCGCACAGGTGCAGGATCCCGTGCACGAGGTAGAGCAGCAGCTCCTTCCCGCTCGAGGTCCCGGCGGCGCGCGCGAAGGCCTGCGCCCGCCGCGGCGAGATCACCACGTCCCCGATGAGCCGCGGACGCCCGC
This is a stretch of genomic DNA from Chlamydiota bacterium. It encodes these proteins:
- a CDS encoding HlyC/CorC family transporter, yielding MLTWLSAAAFLSVVFFCTLGSAALQGISIERLWKIRQGGGRAAAGVEYWITHSQQIIWSFRVISRISCVALALLVASLIQERSLPPYVFIIALVASTVLIAFPGSLIPSAWAQLAGEKIGLNLMPLIRTIGAVLSPLSTGSQALMNLALKMLGRPPLRFSALPLRSELEQCMGGVERAGMLSEEEKKMVRRIFAFHEIEAREIMTPRVAMRCLSEQETLARAIELVRAEHLSRIPIYRESPDNIVGVLLSKDLLVRLAEPGGAETKVGVLAREPLFVPETNGARALLAEMRKRQTHMAIVVDEYGVTTGLVTMENILEAIVGEIKDEYDPLDERHYEKVGDGVYRVDAQLSVNDARVELGIDVPERQEYDTLAGFVCAFCGRVPAAGELMEWGGYSFKVLDATKRSVRTLEIRGVRK
- a CDS encoding phosphatase PAP2 family protein — its product is MERNRLIDSFNCAIEGIVYVLKTQRNMRIHFTAGALVLVLALVLDLPRIDFLFVCLAIFLMLFAEMVNTAAELTIDLISETYHPLARLVKDIGAGAALLAAVNATIIGYLVFARRVEPSILAGAEAVRSLSLHAVFLALLVVMMAAVGIKIASRRGTPLRGGMPSAHAAVAFAAATLVAILVPSSFPALFLAYLLALMVAQGRVASGIHTVSEAVLGALLGAVVTLLLYRLYCRVG
- the ybeY gene encoding rRNA maturation RNase YbeY; this translates as MRIRVESRVRATLIDAPAVRRAAAYVLRRERRPEGCELGVLFAGERLMRSLNRRYRGVDRGTDVLAFPLEGAGLRGRPRLIGDVVISPRRAQAFARAAGTSSGKELLLYLVHGILHLCGYDDETAGARKRMERRQRVLVEEIVRKGLWSATG